From Leptotrichia trevisanii DSM 22070:
CACCGGATGATCCTGATCAAAATGTACAAAAATTCATTACTGCATACAAAAATGAATACAAAATGGATCCAATTATTTTTGCTGCTTTAGGATATGACACAGGAACTATTTTGGAAACTGCATTGAAAAGTGTTTCTGATTTATCTTCAAAAGATGCAATAAAAGAAGCAATCAAAAAATTTGATGGGACTTTGGTTACAGGTTCATTAAAATATGATGCAGAAAGAAATCCTGAGAAAAAAGTTACATTTATCGAAGTAAAAGATGGAAAACTTGCATTAAAAGAAAAATTCTAAAAATAAATAAACAAATAATTTGAAAATAATTATTATAAAGTTCGGTTGTTAGGAGAAGTTTTCTTTCTTCTAACAGTCTGGAACTTTTTTTATCTAGAAAGAAGAAAATTGATTTGGGTAAATATACGTAAGCAACTTTAAGATTATATTTAATTATAGGGGAAGAGTATGATTTTAAAGTTGCCTAAGTATATGAATGAAAAATAAAGCGTATTAAAGTAAAAAGTATGAGGAGTTTTTAAATATGTTAAAGAGTTTTATTGAACAAACGATTAACGGACTGCAGACTGGAAGTATTTATGCCCTGATTGCGTTGGGATATACAATGGTTTATGGTATCGTTAAATTAATAAATTTTGCACATGGGGATATACTTATGGTGGGGGCTTATGCAACTTTAATTGCCGTGTCACACGGGATGCCATTAATTGTGGCTATTGTTTTGTCAATTGTTTTGTGTGCTATTCTTGGAGTTGTAATCGACTTTTTTGCATACCGTCCAATTAGAAATGCACCTAAAATTTCAGCACTTATAACAGCAATTGGAATGAGCTTTTTATTGGAAAGTCTGGCACTTATAATATTTGGTGCAAATCCAAAAGTTATTGATCAGAAATATATACCAGCATTTTTATCAAATAATAATAAAATCAGTTTAGGATTTTTGCATATCAGTATGCTTACAATATTTGTAATAGCAGTTACATCAATTTGTATGATTGCCTTGAACCTGTTTATTAAAAACACAAAACTGGGAAAAGCGACAAGGGCGGTTTCACAGGATACAGGAGCAGCACAGCTTATGGGAATTAATGTAAACAGGACTATTGCCATAACATTTGCAATTGGATCCGGACTTGGTGCATTAGGTGGAGCATTATATGCGATTGTTTATCCGCAAATTGAGCCCTATATGGGAATGCTGCCAGGACTGAAGGCGTTTATTGCAGCTGTATTTGGTGGAATTGGAAGTATTCCGGGAGCTATGGTTGGTGGATATGTCTTGGGACTTCTTGAGGCGTATGTGAAAGGATCATCACTTACAACTTGGGCAAATCCCATTGTATTTGGTGTGTTAATATTAATATTGATTTTTAAACCAAATGGACTGTTTGGAAAGAATATGAAGGAAAAAGTATAATTGGAAAGGAGGAAAATGGGAAAATGGGAAAAAATAATAAAGATATAAAAACAGAAGATGTAAATAAAACAGAAAAAAAACAAAATGAAAATAATAAAAATGATAAAGAAACAAAAGAATATAAATGGCAAAACTTAAATTATTTTAATAAATTGAATGTAAAAAATTATGTAGTTACATTTATTTCGATAATTGCACTTTATATCGTTTTGAGTTTTACTTTTGATCCAAATGATGCTTTCAGTTATACAAAGGGAATTTATATAAATATCTTGATTTTCGTTTTATTTGCAGTAAGTCTGAATATAACAGTCGGACTTATGGGACAGCTTAATTTAGGACAGGCTGGATTTATTGCAATTGGTGGATATTCAGCGGCATTTATTTCAAAGATACTGGTAAACTATAATTTGCCGCCATTTTTACAGTTAGTTCTTGTGTCATTATTTGGTGGACTGGTTGCAGCTGTGTTTGGATTTTTTGTTGGTGGGAGCACGCTTAGGTTAAGAGGGGATTATCTAGCGATTATTACACTTGCCTTTGGAGAAATTATAAAATATATTATTCAAAATCTGGACTTCTTGGGAGGAGCGACTGGACTTAACAATATCCCAACAATCTTGGATTTCTCAAACACATATTTCATCGTAGTTATTTCAATTATTATAATCACAATGGCAATGACTTCTCGAAAAGGAAAAGAAATTTTATCAATTAGAGAAGATGAAATTGCTGCAGAAAATATTGGAATTGGGTTAAATCGTGTAAAACTTTATGGATTTGCCTTTTCAGCATTCTTTGCTGGAGTTGGAGGATCACTGTTTGCTCATAATATCGGAATTTTGACGCCTGATAAATTTGGATTTTTATTCTCAATAGAAATTCTTGTTATGGTGGTGCTTGGTGGACTTGGAAGTATCACGGGAGCGATTGTTGCTGCGACAATTTTGACTTTGCTGAATGAAAGATTGAGAGATGTTTCACAGTTTAGATACTTGGTTTATGCGATTATATTGATTTCGTTAATGATTTTCCGTCCAAAAGGAATTTTTGGAACTAAGGAATTTACATTTGCGGGGACAAAGAGAAGAATTAACCGGATTAGAAATTATAGAAATAATAAGAATGAGAAAAGTGAAAGTTAAAATTAAATATTTTTGATAAATATAAAAATGAAGTAAAATAGGAGATAAAAATATGTCATTATTAAAAACGACAGATTTGGGA
This genomic window contains:
- a CDS encoding branched-chain amino acid ABC transporter permease, whose protein sequence is MLKSFIEQTINGLQTGSIYALIALGYTMVYGIVKLINFAHGDILMVGAYATLIAVSHGMPLIVAIVLSIVLCAILGVVIDFFAYRPIRNAPKISALITAIGMSFLLESLALIIFGANPKVIDQKYIPAFLSNNNKISLGFLHISMLTIFVIAVTSICMIALNLFIKNTKLGKATRAVSQDTGAAQLMGINVNRTIAITFAIGSGLGALGGALYAIVYPQIEPYMGMLPGLKAFIAAVFGGIGSIPGAMVGGYVLGLLEAYVKGSSLTTWANPIVFGVLILILIFKPNGLFGKNMKEKV
- a CDS encoding branched-chain amino acid ABC transporter permease, encoding MGKNNKDIKTEDVNKTEKKQNENNKNDKETKEYKWQNLNYFNKLNVKNYVVTFISIIALYIVLSFTFDPNDAFSYTKGIYINILIFVLFAVSLNITVGLMGQLNLGQAGFIAIGGYSAAFISKILVNYNLPPFLQLVLVSLFGGLVAAVFGFFVGGSTLRLRGDYLAIITLAFGEIIKYIIQNLDFLGGATGLNNIPTILDFSNTYFIVVISIIIITMAMTSRKGKEILSIREDEIAAENIGIGLNRVKLYGFAFSAFFAGVGGSLFAHNIGILTPDKFGFLFSIEILVMVVLGGLGSITGAIVAATILTLLNERLRDVSQFRYLVYAIILISLMIFRPKGIFGTKEFTFAGTKRRINRIRNYRNNKNEKSES